The Pieris brassicae chromosome 6, ilPieBrab1.1, whole genome shotgun sequence genome window below encodes:
- the LOC123710714 gene encoding cyclin-dependent kinase 20-like, protein MNRDITSYSIVGRIGEGAHGLVFKANHLPTGREVALKKILIKNIDEGIPVNVMREIKALQLLRCKYVIKLYDMFPRGMSLVLVLEYMSSGLWDMLHHRQQELTLPRVKAYAQMLLKGTRYMHAHYVMHRDLKPANLLINHEGVLKIADLGLARLFWPDGGRPYSHQVATRWYRAPELLYGARYYTENVDVWAVGCIIAEMITKKPLFAGESDIEQLAIVVQHLGTPTEDLWPDHSNLPDYHKITFPECPPMSWTEILPGVEPDAVNFIKSFLLYDEKKRISAKEALRHSWFRTKPTPTNLEDMPRPLLNTKR, encoded by the exons aTGAATCGGGATATTACGAGCTATTCAATAGTAGGGCGAATAGGTGAGGGTGCCCATGGGCTAGTCTTTAAGGCTAATCACCTCCCAACCGGCCGTGAGGTGGCCCTAAAGAAGATTCTTATCAAAAACATAGACGAAGGAATACCAGTAAATGTTATGCGAGAGATAAAGGCTCTGCAACTGCTTCGgtgtaaatat gtaataaaactttatgatATGTTTCCACGAGGTATGAGTCTAGTTCTCGTACTCGAGTACATGTCCTCGGGGTTATGGGATATGCTGCATCATAGACAACAAGAGTTGACTCTACCAAGAGTAAAAGCGTATGCCCAAATGCTTTTAAAGGGTACACGATATATGCATGCGCATTATGTTATGCATCGG GATCTTAAGCCGGCAAACTTACTTATAAACCATGAAGGCGTTTTGAAGATAGCAGATTTGGGTTTAGCGCGATTATTTTGGCCTGATGGAGGTCGACCATACTCTCATCAAGTAGCTACCAG GTGGTACCGGGCACCAGAATTGTTGTACGGAGCACGATATTATACTGAAAATGTCGATGTCTGGGCAGTAGGTTGTATTATCGCGGAGATGATTACTAAGAAGCCACTCTTTGCT gGTGAATCAGACATAGAACAACTTGCAATAGTGGTACAACACCTGGGTACACCTACCGAAGATTTATGGCCCGATCATTCAAATCTACCggattatcataaaattacgTTTCCCGAATGCCCGCCAATGTCTTGGACAGAAATTTTACCTGGCGTCGAACCAGACGcggttaattttattaaatcttttttactTTATGATGAGAAGAAAAGGATATCTGCTAAAGAG
- the LOC123710715 gene encoding JNK1/MAPK8-associated membrane protein: MTSVRTCPGLYCGRTELVDNTWSDCGACPRGFRTNASSYCVECTDEPTLYDWQYLGFMVLLPLVLHWFFIDMVATGKKKITTVSQHFCALSEIICGTLAALLVLPPAGSLALYVCTPKALSDWYTLLHNPQPDYKETLHCTQEAVYPLYTIVLLIYAFSLLLTVTLRPILLIWLKNNSGKKAIYCALYFYPILVLTHTVAAGLIYCAFPYIIIIISMMTSASHFSIKIDQSAPALLISSIKNTRNLIILLGHWTIHAYGIISLTGFKELWYLTLVPAPALFYILTAQFSDPLKIHND; the protein is encoded by the exons ATGACATCAGTAAGAACTTGTCCCGGATTATATTGTGGTCGTACAGAGCTAGTTGATAATACTTGGAGTGATTGTGGTGCCTGCCCTCGAGGCTTTCGTACAAATGCCTCCAGCTATTGCGTGGAGTGTACCGATGAGCCCACATTATACGACTGGCAATATCTTGGTTTTATGGTTCTCCTACCACTTGTGCTACATTGGTTCTTTATAGATATGGTAGCAACCGGAAAAAA AAAGATAACAACTGTATCACAGCACTTTTGTGCGCTATCTGAAATTATCTGTGGGACTTTAGCTGCATTGTTGGTACTTCCTCCAGCAGGTTCCCTTGCTTTGTATGTGTGCACCCCAAAAGCCTTGTCTGACTGGTATACCTTGCTGCATAACCCTCAACCAGATTATAAGGAGACACTTCATTGTACACAGGAAGCAGTGTATCCATT ATATACAATAGTTTTGCTTATTTATGCATTCAGTTTACTCCTTACGGTAACTTTAAGGCCAATACTTCTCATTTGGCTGAAGAATAACTCTGGGAAAAAGGCTATATACTGTGCCCTTTATTTCTATCCCATTCTGGTTCTCACACACACAGTTGCTGCTGGATTGATAT ATTGTGCATTcccatacattattataataatatcaatgatGACTTCAGCATCTCACTTCTCAATCAAGATAGATCAATCTGCTCCAGCTCTTCTAATATCTTCGATAAAGAACACAAGAAATCTTATAATACTTTTAGGTCATTGGACCATACACGCGTATGGCATTATTTCTCTTACTGGATTCAAAGAACTATGGTACCTTACACTAGTTCCGGCACCAGCTCTGTTTTATATACTAACAGCACAGTTTTCAGATCCTTTGAAAATTCATAATGATTGA
- the LOC123710605 gene encoding UDP-glucosyltransferase 2-like, giving the protein MRAWKICIVIIVSCTYVQSASILALFSSLSFSDHLVFRGYVSLLAQRGHSVVVMTPYPGLFPPQEMERIVELNVGAESGPFWDEYKKLMTDTDDYYNRLKDINEFTLKLAIAQLKSKTMSSLFINPNVKFELVITEADVPLLYAIAEKYDAPHVSITTSIGKVHQYESKGTPIHPLLYPDANVLNYRNLTGWQKIVEFYRHYQTKNEYYYNHLPLSEIAARKMFGLKRPLIEVEYDIDILLIAANPTLIGNRPTVPAISFVDRLHIKPGFPLQQGLKEILDSATKGVVYFSIGALQEPEHLSTNILQTLTDAFRELPFVVLWKIGNTTMINRPDNVITNLWFPQQEILAHPNVKAFITHGGARSLEEALFYEIPIIGLPIVRSHKVLIAEITRHGAGEILDIQSLEKETTKKIISDVASNEKYDI; this is encoded by the exons ATGAGGGCTTGGaaaatttgtattgttataattgtTTCATGCACCTATGTGCAAAGTGCATCTATTCTTGCACTATTTTCGTCCCTATCGTTTTCTGACCATCTCGTGTTCCGTGGATATGTATCATTGCTCGCTCAACGTGGTCACTCAGTGGTCGTAATGACTCCATACCCTGGTCTATTCCCTCCACAAGAAATGGAAAGGATCGTCGAGTTGAACGTTGGGGCTGAATCAGGACCATTTTGGGATGAGTATAAGAAACTAATGACTGATACGGATGATTACTATAACCGCTTGAAAGATATCAATGAATTCACATTAAAATTAGCCATCGCACAGCTTAAGTCGAAGACTATGTCTTCGTTATTCATAAACCCTAACGTTAAGTTCGAATTGGTGATAACAGAGGCCGATGTACCACTTTTGTATGCGATAGCAGAAAAATATGACGCACCACACGTTTCCATTACTACATCGATTGGAAAAGTTCACCAATACGAAAGTAAGGGTACACCAATTCATCCCTTGCTGTATCCCGATGCAAATGTACTCAACTATAGAAACCTAACGGGGTGGCAGAAGATTGTGGAGTTCTATCGTCATTACCAAACTAAGAATGAATATTACTACAATCATCTTCCCCTTAGTGAAATTGCTGCGAGGAAAATGTTTGGTTTAAAACGTCCTCTTATTGAAGTAGAATATGACATTGATATCCTGTTGATTGCTGCTAATCCAACATTGATTGGTAACAGACCAACGGTACCCGCAATTTCGTTTGTCGATCGATTGCATATTAAACCAGGTTTTCCTTTGCAGCAG GGTTTAAAGGAGATTCTTGATTCGGCTACTAAAGGTGTTGTTTACTTCAGTATTGGTGCTCTTCAAGAGCCAGAGCATCTTTCcacaaatatattacaaaccTTGACGGATGCTTTTAGAGAACTACCATTTGTAGTATTATGGAAGATTGGAAACACGACTATGATCAATAGACCAGACAACGTTATTACTAACCTCTGGTTTCCACAGCAAGAAATTTTAG CTCATCCAAATGTTAAAGCCTTTATAACACACGGTGGAGCTCGATCGTTGGAAGAAGCTCTATTTTACGAAATTCCCATTATCGGTCTGCCTATAGTACGGTCTCATAAAGTGTTAATTGCCGAGATCACTCGACATGGAGCAGGCGAAATATTAGACATCCAATCCTTGGAAAAAGAAACTACGAAGAAAATTATAAGCGACGTCGCTAGCAACGAAAAGTAcgatatttag